A section of the Streptomyces sp. CG1 genome encodes:
- a CDS encoding SDR family oxidoreductase: MTSAELPELSGKVALVTGASRGIGYGIAEALVARGDRVCITGRNEDALKEAVEKLGSGRVIGVAGKAHDLDHQAETVERTMQAFGRVDFLINNAGTNPVFGPIADLDLNVARKVFETNVISALGFAQKTWHAWQKENGGAIVNIASIAGLAPSPFIGAYGVSKAAMINLTQQLAHEFAPKVRVNAIAPAVVKTKFAQALYENREEEAAAAYPLGRLGVPSDIGGAAAFLTSGQSDWITGQTLVVDGGIFLNAGVGA; this comes from the coding sequence ATGACTTCCGCTGAACTCCCCGAGCTCTCGGGCAAGGTCGCCCTCGTCACGGGCGCCAGCCGCGGCATCGGCTACGGCATCGCCGAGGCGCTCGTCGCCCGCGGCGACCGCGTGTGCATCACCGGCCGTAACGAGGACGCCCTGAAGGAGGCCGTCGAGAAGCTCGGTTCCGGCCGGGTCATCGGCGTCGCCGGCAAGGCGCACGACCTGGACCACCAGGCCGAGACCGTCGAGCGCACCATGCAGGCCTTCGGCCGCGTCGACTTCCTGATCAACAACGCGGGCACCAACCCGGTCTTCGGGCCGATCGCCGACCTCGACCTCAACGTCGCCCGCAAGGTCTTCGAGACCAACGTGATCTCCGCGCTCGGCTTCGCCCAGAAGACCTGGCACGCCTGGCAGAAGGAAAACGGCGGCGCGATCGTCAACATCGCCTCGATCGCGGGTCTCGCCCCCTCGCCGTTCATCGGCGCCTACGGCGTCAGCAAGGCCGCGATGATCAACCTGACCCAGCAGCTGGCGCACGAGTTCGCGCCGAAGGTGCGGGTCAACGCGATCGCCCCGGCCGTGGTCAAGACCAAGTTCGCCCAGGCCCTGTACGAGAACCGCGAGGAGGAGGCGGCCGCCGCCTACCCGCTGGGCCGACTCGGCGTGCCCTCCGACATCGGCGGGGCCGCGGCCTTCCTCACCTCCGGGCAGTCCGACTGGATCACCGGTCAGACGCTCGTCGTGGACGGCGGCATCTTCCTGAACGCCGGCGTGGGAGCCTGA
- a CDS encoding ABC transporter substrate-binding protein has product MFNRNRFLRRVAAIASLSLVATGCGLLSSGDGGGKGPIVVGTTSAPSTLDPAGAWDGSWELYRNIFQTLLAYPNGATTPQPDAAQSCSFTDSSSRTYRCTLRPGLKFADGNPLNAQAVKYSIDRIRKINAPGGPAGLLGSLDRVQALGDRDVVFQLNQPDATFPFVLATPAMSVVDPDDYPADSLRKDDTVYGSGPYELKSYDEDKQAVLVGNGNYEGFAKRQNDAVTIRYFQDSAGMVKALRDKQIDVTYRGLAADDIVALQQHGNSNLQLVDGTGTDISYLVFNPKDPWAKQPAVRKAVAQVVDRGAIAHKVYKDTVDPLYSMVPKGLTGHTTGFFDDYGDPSVPKARKILSDAGIHQPVPLTLWYTTDRYGSETALMFQELKRQLEASGLFTVTLKSRPWKTYVVGYQNGEYPVFGRGWFPDFPDADNFIAPFVGDHNALGTPYPSKEITDTLLPHSRAESDRAQTVKDMESAQQILVNDARLIPLWQGRQFIAASDDISGGEQALDPSTIMTMWALHRKTSW; this is encoded by the coding sequence GTGTTCAACCGGAACCGATTCCTGCGGAGAGTCGCGGCGATCGCGTCCCTGTCCCTGGTGGCCACCGGCTGCGGTCTGCTGTCCAGCGGCGACGGCGGCGGCAAGGGACCGATCGTCGTGGGTACCACCAGCGCCCCCAGCACGCTCGATCCCGCCGGTGCCTGGGACGGCTCCTGGGAGCTGTACCGGAACATCTTCCAGACGCTGCTCGCCTACCCCAACGGTGCCACCACCCCCCAGCCCGACGCCGCCCAGAGCTGCTCCTTCACCGACTCCTCGAGCCGCACCTACCGCTGCACGCTCCGGCCGGGCCTGAAGTTCGCCGACGGCAACCCGCTGAACGCCCAGGCCGTCAAGTACTCCATCGACCGCATCCGCAAGATCAACGCCCCCGGCGGGCCCGCAGGACTGCTCGGCAGCCTGGACCGGGTGCAGGCGCTCGGCGACCGTGACGTCGTCTTCCAGCTCAACCAGCCCGACGCCACCTTCCCGTTCGTGCTGGCCACCCCCGCCATGTCCGTCGTCGACCCGGACGACTACCCGGCAGACTCCCTGCGCAAGGACGACACGGTCTACGGCTCCGGACCCTACGAGCTGAAGTCCTACGACGAGGACAAGCAGGCCGTCCTCGTCGGCAACGGGAACTACGAGGGCTTCGCCAAGCGGCAGAACGACGCGGTGACCATCCGCTACTTCCAGGACTCGGCCGGCATGGTCAAGGCGCTGCGCGACAAGCAGATCGACGTCACCTACCGCGGCCTCGCCGCCGACGACATCGTCGCCCTCCAGCAGCACGGCAACAGCAACCTCCAGCTCGTCGACGGCACCGGCACCGACATCAGCTACCTGGTGTTCAACCCCAAGGACCCCTGGGCCAAGCAGCCCGCCGTACGCAAGGCCGTGGCGCAGGTCGTCGACCGGGGCGCGATCGCGCACAAGGTCTACAAGGACACCGTCGACCCGCTGTACTCGATGGTCCCCAAGGGCCTGACCGGACACACCACCGGCTTCTTCGACGACTACGGCGACCCGAGCGTGCCCAAGGCCCGCAAGATCCTCTCCGACGCGGGCATCCACCAGCCCGTCCCGCTGACCCTCTGGTACACCACCGACCGCTACGGCTCCGAGACGGCGCTGATGTTCCAGGAGCTGAAGCGGCAGCTGGAGGCCTCCGGCCTGTTCACCGTCACGCTCAAGAGCCGCCCCTGGAAGACCTATGTGGTCGGCTACCAGAACGGCGAGTATCCGGTGTTCGGCCGCGGCTGGTTCCCGGACTTCCCCGACGCGGACAACTTCATCGCCCCGTTCGTCGGCGACCACAACGCGCTCGGTACGCCGTATCCGTCCAAGGAGATCACCGACACGCTGCTGCCCCACTCCCGCGCGGAGAGCGACCGCGCCCAGACGGTCAAGGACATGGAGTCGGCCCAGCAGATCCTCGTGAACGACGCGCGGCTGATCCCGCTGTGGCAGGGCCGGCAGTTCATCGCCGCCAGCGACGACATCTCCGGCGGCGAGCAGGCCCTCGACCCGTCGACGATCATGACGATGTGGGCCCTGCACCGCAAGACCAGCTGGTGA
- a CDS encoding transposase: MTVFEKRTGWRYQIIATNIPAHQGLSGVPGSGQVWFGDALYRDHAEVEGRVKAIKRIGLGLLPSKSWQMNAAWVLAATIAADLDAWTRLLLLHDEPELAAAEPETIRTKLYHLPARLTAHARRRTLHLDRTWPWAHAFTTAWQPATQLPALT; the protein is encoded by the coding sequence GTGACCGTCTTCGAGAAGCGCACCGGCTGGCGCTATCAGATCATCGCCACGAACATCCCCGCCCACCAGGGACTTTCCGGGGTGCCGGGCTCCGGGCAGGTGTGGTTCGGCGACGCCCTCTACCGTGATCACGCCGAGGTCGAGGGCCGCGTCAAAGCGATCAAGCGGATCGGCCTCGGGCTGCTGCCATCGAAGTCCTGGCAGATGAACGCCGCCTGGGTACTGGCCGCCACGATCGCCGCCGACCTCGACGCATGGACCCGGCTCCTCCTCCTGCACGACGAGCCCGAACTCGCCGCCGCGGAGCCGGAGACGATCCGCACGAAGCTCTACCACCTGCCCGCCCGGCTCACCGCCCACGCCCGCAGGCGCACCCTGCACCTCGACCGCACCTGGCCCTGGGCACACGCATTCACCACCGCCTGGCAGCCGGCCACCCAGCTTCCGGCCCTCACCTGA
- a CDS encoding DUF3037 domain-containing protein, producing MSETHIHMAGHVTERHITRAGQGGDRDVFEYALLRVVPRVERGECINAGVVVYCRAQAYVGARTHLDEARLLALDPEADVAGVRAALGAIERHCAGGEAAGQAARDDAGRRYRWVIAPRSTVVQPGPVHTGLTTDPAAETERLLDLLVR from the coding sequence GTGAGCGAGACCCATATCCACATGGCCGGACATGTGACCGAGCGCCACATCACCCGGGCGGGCCAGGGCGGCGACCGGGATGTGTTCGAGTACGCGCTGCTGCGGGTCGTACCGCGTGTCGAGCGCGGCGAGTGCATCAACGCGGGCGTCGTCGTCTACTGCCGGGCCCAGGCCTACGTCGGGGCCCGCACCCATCTCGACGAGGCTCGGCTGCTCGCCCTCGATCCGGAGGCCGATGTGGCCGGGGTGCGGGCCGCGCTCGGTGCGATCGAGCGGCACTGCGCGGGCGGGGAGGCGGCCGGACAGGCGGCCCGGGACGACGCCGGGCGGCGCTACCGCTGGGTGATCGCGCCCCGCTCCACCGTCGTCCAGCCCGGTCCCGTGCACACCGGCCTGACCACCGATCCGGCGGCCGAAACGGAACGTCTGCTGGACCTCCTGGTGAGGTAA
- a CDS encoding bifunctional DNA primase/polymerase: MLPSPQQGPKGYLYLAADRKCRPLNKEPYANCPQCDRKSAACITHTPDECGCGVDTCHGFHAATTDVRVIEGWWAEEPNANIGAPCKLNGWAAIDVDPRHGGDISYALVESDRGLLPGTTLQVTGGGGFQALYRAPDFPLPGELAVGIELKLNGYVLLAPSVHSSGAQYRWVNDLFNPPVVPWPKQASPRGTRRSQLCPLAPGRAGGLRPVLADRLGLCAGPREGPGSSYGA; encoded by the coding sequence ATCCTGCCCTCTCCGCAACAGGGGCCAAAGGGCTATCTGTACCTCGCCGCCGACCGCAAGTGCCGCCCGCTGAACAAGGAGCCGTACGCCAACTGCCCGCAGTGCGACAGGAAAAGCGCGGCCTGTATCACCCACACCCCTGACGAATGCGGGTGCGGGGTGGACACCTGCCACGGCTTTCACGCGGCCACGACGGACGTGCGTGTCATCGAGGGTTGGTGGGCGGAGGAGCCGAACGCCAACATCGGCGCGCCGTGCAAGTTGAACGGGTGGGCCGCAATCGACGTGGACCCGCGCCACGGCGGAGATATCTCGTACGCCCTTGTGGAGAGCGATCGCGGCCTGTTGCCCGGCACCACGCTTCAGGTGACCGGCGGAGGCGGATTCCAGGCGCTGTACCGGGCACCCGACTTCCCCCTACCGGGAGAGCTGGCAGTAGGCATCGAACTCAAGTTGAACGGCTATGTCCTGCTCGCCCCGAGCGTGCATTCATCCGGTGCCCAATACCGGTGGGTCAATGACCTGTTTAACCCCCCAGTTGTCCCCTGGCCGAAGCAGGCATCTCCACGGGGGACGAGGAGATCTCAGCTTTGCCCGCTCGCTCCTGGCCGTGCTGGCGGGCTGCGCCCCGTGCTGGCCGACAGGCTCGGGCTCTGTGCTGGCCCCCGTGAGGGGCCAGGATCCAGCTACGGGGCGTGA
- a CDS encoding AAA family ATPase: MDRRPIKLVVDVLLMLVGTLLGIATNYATGQSDHVPLALRLLRDWSVPLIGVALVLLVAGQIALHLLDRPAPVRRVWNRAQPPYPGLEAFTEDDAAVFFGRDREIAELVGRLHPAVPGRAQRFVTVVGPSGSGKSSLVRAGLLPTLARRRGRWTVAVLFSPGVDPVGTLQRRLAQLPDERPALLVIDQLEELLTLSGREERDAFLTAVCDALRHDSRLWMVATLRSDFLTGFLESGFAELVRNPAVVGALARDALYEVIEKPAEQAGLTFAPGVVARMVDECGGGDALPLLAYTLQELYLRAGGSGGTVTEEAYRALGGVAGALSERADQITGELADAPVIPTLLRFVTIDRNEATRRRVRRTDLTPREQEVADAFVAGRLLTGDGGVLDVAHEALFRQWAPLRQAVVARIEDLRRRTELERWAQDWDHAERQDAYLLTGERLSVARRWLAQSSRTVGATPLVEEFVDRSLRADRATMERAADAVAVRALASLDTEPETAVLAALAAVEECAATPGAVQALHTALGASRLRAVLRGFERGASGAAWSPDGLRLAVSSDDGTVRVWRPDRDDQPVVLAGDGAWVQGVAWSPDGRRLAAGCRDATMRVWSSDTWAERAVLRHTAATGDREEGVGGVAWSPDGSRLASVGSDCAVRIWDADTYAESAVLRGHQRMVWSVTWSPDGKHVASGGEDGTVRVWAAATAAVVTVLTDHRNNVESIRWSPDGRWLASASGDRTIRIWDTGSWQAQRTLESPEVINSLAWSPDGTRLAGGDADRTAWVWSLDGTEGEVRLTGHADTIYGIAWSPDGKRLATTSRDRTAAVWNVTETTNVFSDRDGAVLRVAWSPDGTSIASVYQDGSLSIRDFATGRTTGGWHGGEVSDAAWSPDGTRLVIALRDGAAVVWREDGSDDDINLAGHTEELFHVSWSPDGTRIATGSRDGTARVWDAATGATVHILRRHEDWIGGTAWSPESRYLATSSTDRTAIVWDTTDGTAVTTLHGHLDYVWKVHWSPDGHRLVTGSRDHTIRLWDPFEGTELAVMAGHEERVQDVAWSPDGTCIASVSQDRTVRLWDPDSATQTAVLGVHADRVSGLAWHPDGSRLATASRDRTVRVWTMADHDIDGLLRRARRRVFRELSAEERRAFLLPDRN; the protein is encoded by the coding sequence ATGGATCGACGCCCCATCAAGCTCGTGGTCGATGTCCTGCTCATGCTGGTCGGGACCCTGTTGGGTATCGCGACGAACTACGCGACCGGTCAGTCGGACCATGTGCCGCTGGCGCTGCGGCTGTTGCGGGACTGGTCGGTGCCGCTGATCGGCGTCGCGCTGGTGCTGCTGGTCGCGGGCCAGATCGCGCTGCACCTCCTCGATCGGCCGGCGCCGGTGCGCCGGGTGTGGAACAGGGCCCAGCCGCCGTACCCGGGGCTTGAAGCTTTCACGGAGGACGATGCGGCCGTCTTCTTCGGGCGGGACCGGGAGATCGCCGAGCTGGTCGGGCGGCTGCATCCGGCGGTGCCGGGGCGGGCGCAGCGGTTTGTGACCGTGGTCGGGCCGTCGGGCAGCGGCAAGTCTTCGCTGGTGCGGGCCGGGTTGCTGCCGACGCTGGCCCGGCGGCGGGGGCGCTGGACGGTCGCGGTACTCTTCTCGCCCGGTGTGGACCCGGTCGGCACCTTGCAACGGCGGCTGGCCCAACTTCCCGACGAACGACCTGCGTTGCTGGTGATCGACCAGCTGGAGGAGTTGCTCACCCTGTCCGGCCGCGAGGAGCGGGACGCGTTCCTCACCGCCGTATGCGACGCGCTGCGGCATGACTCGCGGCTGTGGATGGTGGCCACCTTGCGCTCGGACTTCCTCACCGGGTTCCTGGAGTCCGGTTTCGCCGAGCTGGTGCGTAACCCGGCCGTCGTCGGCGCACTCGCCCGGGACGCGCTGTATGAGGTCATCGAAAAGCCCGCCGAGCAGGCCGGGCTGACCTTCGCACCTGGCGTCGTGGCCCGCATGGTCGATGAATGCGGCGGAGGCGACGCGCTGCCGCTGCTCGCCTACACCCTCCAAGAGCTGTACCTGCGCGCCGGAGGGTCCGGCGGGACGGTGACCGAGGAAGCCTACCGCGCCCTCGGCGGCGTCGCCGGGGCCCTGTCCGAGCGAGCCGACCAGATCACCGGCGAGCTGGCGGACGCACCCGTGATCCCCACCCTGCTGCGGTTCGTCACCATCGACCGCAACGAAGCCACCCGCCGCCGGGTCCGCCGTACCGACCTCACCCCGCGGGAACAGGAGGTCGCCGACGCCTTTGTCGCCGGACGCCTGCTCACCGGCGACGGGGGCGTCCTGGACGTGGCCCACGAGGCGCTGTTCCGCCAGTGGGCGCCGCTGCGCCAAGCGGTCGTCGCCCGTATCGAGGACCTGCGCCGCCGCACTGAGCTGGAACGCTGGGCACAGGACTGGGACCACGCGGAGCGCCAGGACGCCTACCTCCTCACCGGGGAACGGCTGTCTGTCGCCCGGCGGTGGCTGGCGCAGTCCTCGCGGACGGTCGGCGCGACGCCACTGGTCGAGGAGTTTGTGGACCGGTCGCTACGGGCGGACCGGGCGACGATGGAACGTGCCGCGGACGCGGTGGCCGTCCGGGCCCTCGCAAGCCTCGACACGGAGCCGGAGACCGCCGTGCTCGCCGCCCTTGCGGCGGTCGAGGAGTGCGCGGCCACACCCGGCGCGGTCCAGGCGCTGCACACGGCCCTGGGCGCCTCACGGCTGCGAGCCGTGCTGCGCGGCTTCGAACGCGGCGCGTCCGGGGCGGCCTGGTCGCCGGACGGGCTGCGGCTGGCCGTGTCCAGCGACGACGGCACCGTACGGGTGTGGCGTCCGGACCGCGACGACCAACCGGTGGTGCTTGCGGGGGACGGCGCCTGGGTACAGGGGGTGGCCTGGTCCCCCGACGGACGCAGGCTAGCGGCCGGCTGCAGGGACGCCACCATGCGCGTCTGGTCCTCCGACACCTGGGCCGAACGGGCCGTCCTGCGCCACACGGCGGCGACCGGCGACCGGGAGGAGGGGGTCGGCGGTGTCGCCTGGTCGCCTGACGGCAGCCGCCTCGCGTCGGTCGGCAGCGACTGCGCCGTGCGGATCTGGGACGCCGACACCTACGCCGAATCCGCAGTGCTGCGCGGGCACCAGCGCATGGTCTGGAGCGTGACGTGGTCACCTGACGGGAAACACGTGGCCAGCGGCGGAGAAGACGGCACGGTACGGGTCTGGGCCGCGGCCACCGCAGCCGTCGTCACAGTGCTCACCGACCACCGGAACAACGTCGAGTCGATCCGGTGGTCGCCGGACGGCCGCTGGCTCGCCTCGGCCTCCGGTGACCGAACCATACGGATCTGGGACACCGGCAGCTGGCAGGCGCAGCGGACGCTGGAGAGCCCGGAGGTCATCAACTCCCTGGCCTGGTCACCGGACGGCACGCGCCTCGCCGGTGGTGACGCGGACCGTACGGCCTGGGTCTGGAGCCTCGATGGGACCGAAGGCGAGGTCCGGCTCACCGGGCACGCCGACACCATCTACGGCATCGCCTGGTCTCCCGACGGGAAGCGGCTGGCGACCACCTCCCGCGACCGGACCGCGGCCGTGTGGAACGTCACCGAAACCACCAACGTCTTCAGCGACCGCGATGGCGCGGTCCTCCGCGTCGCCTGGTCGCCCGATGGGACGTCCATCGCCTCCGTCTACCAGGACGGCTCCCTGAGCATCCGGGACTTCGCCACCGGCCGTACGACCGGCGGGTGGCACGGCGGTGAGGTGTCCGATGCGGCCTGGTCCCCCGACGGCACCCGTCTGGTCATCGCCCTGCGCGATGGCGCGGCCGTCGTGTGGCGGGAGGACGGCAGCGACGATGACATCAACCTGGCCGGACACACCGAGGAGCTGTTCCACGTCTCCTGGTCCCCTGACGGCACCCGCATCGCCACCGGATCCCGCGACGGCACAGCCCGCGTCTGGGACGCCGCCACCGGTGCGACCGTCCACATCCTGCGGCGCCACGAGGACTGGATCGGCGGTACGGCCTGGTCACCGGAGAGCCGCTATCTCGCCACGTCCAGCACGGACCGCACCGCCATCGTCTGGGACACCACCGACGGCACCGCCGTCACCACCCTGCACGGTCACCTGGACTACGTCTGGAAGGTCCACTGGTCACCCGACGGCCACCGCCTCGTCACCGGCTCCCGCGACCACACGATCCGCCTGTGGGACCCCTTCGAAGGCACCGAACTCGCCGTCATGGCCGGCCACGAGGAGCGGGTCCAGGACGTTGCCTGGTCGCCCGACGGCACCTGCATCGCGTCCGTGTCCCAGGACCGCACGGTCCGGCTCTGGGACCCGGACAGCGCCACCCAGACCGCGGTACTCGGCGTTCACGCCGACCGGGTGAGCGGCCTCGCCTGGCACCCGGACGGCTCACGGCTGGCGACCGCCTCCCGCGACCGCACCGTACGCGTCTGGACGATGGCCGATCACGACATCGACGGCCTGCTGCGCCGCGCCCGCCGGCGGGTCTTCCGGGAACTCAGCGCCGAGGAGCGCCGCGCTTTCCTGCTACCTGACAGGAACTGA
- a CDS encoding HipA family kinase, protein MLKEVTATRYITPLREGGSLPGLVEADDFGTYVMKFTGAGQGRKTLVAEVVCGELARRLGFRMPRLVTLHLDPVLGLGEPEQQVQDLLRSSGGSNLGMDFLSGALGYDPLAFPAGPEEAGRIVWFDALINNVDRSWRNPNLLVHRGELWLIDHGATMIWHHNWPSVEASAARPYDASDHALARFAPDVTAAAAELAPRVTEDLLAEVTAEVPDAWLAAEPGFDTPDDLRRAYARPLLARAAVIAERITGIEEGK, encoded by the coding sequence ATGCTAAAAGAAGTCACTGCGACCCGCTACATCACGCCGCTGCGTGAGGGGGGCTCGCTGCCGGGGCTCGTCGAGGCCGACGACTTCGGGACCTACGTCATGAAGTTCACCGGCGCCGGACAGGGCCGTAAGACCCTGGTCGCCGAGGTGGTGTGCGGTGAACTCGCCCGCCGCCTCGGATTCCGGATGCCCCGGCTGGTCACCCTCCACCTCGACCCGGTCCTCGGACTCGGTGAGCCCGAGCAGCAGGTGCAGGACCTGCTGCGGTCCAGCGGGGGCAGCAACCTCGGCATGGACTTCCTCTCCGGCGCCCTCGGCTACGACCCGCTCGCCTTCCCGGCAGGCCCCGAGGAGGCCGGCCGGATCGTCTGGTTCGACGCGCTGATCAACAACGTGGACCGCTCCTGGCGCAACCCCAACCTCCTGGTGCACCGCGGCGAGCTGTGGCTCATCGACCACGGCGCCACGATGATCTGGCACCACAACTGGCCCTCCGTCGAAGCCTCCGCGGCCCGCCCCTACGACGCCTCCGACCACGCCCTCGCCCGCTTCGCCCCGGACGTCACCGCCGCCGCGGCCGAACTGGCACCGAGGGTCACCGAGGACCTGCTCGCCGAGGTCACCGCCGAGGTCCCGGACGCCTGGCTGGCCGCCGAACCCGGCTTCGACACCCCCGACGACCTGCGCCGGGCCTATGCGCGGCCCCTGCTCGCCCGGGCGGCCGTCATCGCCGAGCGCATCACCGGCATCGAGGAGGGCAAGTGA
- the fabG gene encoding 3-oxoacyl-ACP reductase FabG codes for MSTTEQRVAIVTGAARGIGAATAVRLAAEGRAVAVIDLDESACKDTVEKITAAGGKAIAVGADVSDEAQVEAAVARIAEELGAPTILVNNAGVLRDNLLFKMSVSDWDTVMSVHLRGSFLMTKAVQKHMVDAGFGRIVNLSSSSALGNRGQANYSAAKAGLQGFTKTLAIELGKFGITANAVAPGFIATEMTKATADRVKMDFDDFKKAAATQIPVQRVGEPEDIANAIAFFTGEAAGFVSGQVLYVAGGPLN; via the coding sequence ATGTCCACCACTGAACAGCGGGTCGCGATCGTCACCGGCGCGGCGCGCGGCATCGGCGCCGCCACCGCGGTACGGCTGGCCGCGGAGGGCCGCGCGGTCGCCGTGATCGATCTGGACGAGTCCGCCTGCAAGGACACCGTCGAGAAGATCACCGCCGCCGGCGGCAAGGCGATCGCGGTCGGCGCCGACGTCTCCGACGAGGCCCAGGTCGAAGCCGCCGTCGCCCGGATCGCCGAGGAGCTGGGCGCCCCGACGATCCTGGTCAACAACGCGGGCGTGCTCCGTGACAACCTGCTGTTCAAGATGAGCGTCTCCGACTGGGACACCGTCATGAGCGTCCATCTGCGCGGCTCGTTCCTGATGACGAAGGCCGTCCAGAAGCACATGGTCGACGCGGGCTTCGGCCGGATCGTCAACCTCTCCTCGTCCTCGGCGCTCGGCAACCGCGGCCAGGCCAACTACTCCGCCGCCAAGGCCGGCCTGCAGGGCTTCACCAAGACCCTCGCCATCGAGCTGGGCAAGTTCGGCATCACCGCCAACGCCGTCGCCCCCGGCTTCATCGCCACCGAGATGACCAAGGCCACCGCCGACCGCGTCAAGATGGACTTCGACGACTTCAAGAAGGCCGCCGCCACCCAGATCCCCGTGCAGCGCGTCGGCGAGCCCGAGGACATCGCCAACGCCATCGCCTTCTTCACCGGCGAGGCGGCCGGCTTTGTCTCCGGCCAGGTGCTGTACGTCGCCGGCGGACCGCTCAACTGA
- the ung gene encoding uracil-DNA glycosylase, producing MTDIAMLPESWRGVLGDELQQPYFKELTEFVEEERARGPVYPPREEVFAALAATPYDKVKVLVLGQDPYHGEGQGHGLCFSVRPGVKTPPSLRNIYKEMQEELGLPVPDNGYLMPWAEQGVLLLNAVLTVRAGEANSHKGRGWEKFTDAVIRAVVSRPDPAVFVLWGNYAQKKLPLIDEKRHAVVKGAHPSPLSAKKFFGSHPFTQINEAIALQGHDPIDWRIPNLG from the coding sequence GTGACCGACATCGCCATGCTGCCCGAGTCCTGGCGCGGGGTTCTGGGTGACGAGCTGCAGCAGCCCTACTTCAAGGAGCTGACCGAGTTCGTCGAGGAGGAGCGGGCGAGGGGTCCCGTGTACCCGCCGCGCGAGGAGGTCTTCGCCGCGCTGGCGGCGACGCCGTACGACAAGGTCAAGGTCCTGGTCCTCGGCCAGGACCCGTACCACGGCGAGGGCCAGGGCCACGGCCTGTGCTTCTCGGTCCGCCCCGGTGTGAAGACCCCGCCCTCCCTGCGGAACATCTACAAGGAGATGCAGGAGGAGCTGGGCCTGCCCGTCCCTGACAACGGCTATCTGATGCCATGGGCCGAGCAGGGCGTCCTGCTGCTGAACGCGGTGCTGACCGTCCGGGCCGGCGAGGCCAACTCGCACAAGGGCAGGGGCTGGGAGAAGTTCACCGACGCAGTGATCCGCGCGGTGGTCTCCCGTCCCGATCCGGCGGTCTTCGTCCTCTGGGGCAACTACGCGCAGAAGAAGCTGCCGCTGATCGACGAGAAGCGGCACGCGGTGGTCAAGGGCGCGCACCCCTCCCCCCTCTCCGCGAAGAAGTTCTTCGGCTCCCACCCGTTCACCCAGATCAACGAGGCGATCGCCTTGCAGGGGCATGACCCGATCGACTGGCGGATCCCGAACCTGGGCTGA